One Chitinophagales bacterium genomic window carries:
- a CDS encoding leucyl/phenylalanyl-tRNA--protein transferase has protein sequence MVYLTQDNWFPDPDTASEDGLLAIGGDLNPDRLLLAYSKGIFPWFMKGRNIYWYSPANRMVLFSKEIHVGERMERTLRSKQFAVTVNQNFKEVIHLCAETHFKKHKDTWITAEFIEAYIILHQLGHARSIEIWHKEKLVGGIYGVITGKLFCGESMFSIMSNASKAAIIYLCRRENYMAIDCQVPSHHLSSLGARIITRAKFEQLLMNATK, from the coding sequence ATGGTTTATCTTACGCAGGACAACTGGTTTCCTGATCCTGATACGGCTTCAGAAGATGGATTGTTAGCTATTGGCGGTGATCTGAACCCTGATAGGTTATTGCTGGCCTATAGCAAAGGCATTTTTCCCTGGTTTATGAAGGGCAGGAATATTTACTGGTATTCTCCTGCTAATAGAATGGTATTATTTTCAAAGGAAATTCATGTGGGTGAAAGAATGGAACGCACACTTCGTTCGAAACAGTTTGCAGTAACTGTTAATCAAAACTTTAAAGAGGTAATACACTTATGTGCTGAAACGCACTTCAAAAAGCATAAGGATACCTGGATTACTGCTGAATTTATTGAAGCATATATTATCCTTCACCAACTTGGTCATGCCCGCTCCATAGAGATATGGCATAAAGAAAAACTGGTAGGCGGAATATATGGAGTTATAACTGGAAAATTATTTTGCGGTGAAAGTATGTTCAGCATTATGAGTAACGCTTCCAAGGCAGCTATTATATACCTGTGCCGAAGAGAAAATTATATGGCAATCGATTGCCAGGTACCAAGCCATCATTTGTCAAGTCTGGGAGCAAGAATAATTACAAGAGCAAAATTTGAACAACTGCTAATGAATGCAACCAAATAA